The Theileria orientalis strain Shintoku DNA, chromosome 3, complete genome genome window below encodes:
- a CDS encoding 2-C-methyl-D-erythritol 4-phosphate cytidylyltransferase, protein MTVLSDKESDPSRTRRKSKSHILEESLRFGAEEHKYSSHISDPTGISNVKLNTYSDSGKVKATAILLCGGSGNRFNYDFSEYPQGKYYIPEGVPKSKQFIHIYNVPLFVYSLSELIHNPSVSEIIISSKPPWFSKIVEMIVKSREFIANYGEKMDVPGYSVDLIDNYPFGKIHTFAYDFSSKNFILDLKDIENDEEARYKFIKFVESGPERCNSAYNALRHLEDHTKDDHLVLIHDGARPLIKLIDLDLLIKNTVKYGACIPAYRPADTIKLVDDKIVSKTLDRSKTYVVQTPQAFKYKLIKDAYDNVMDSLIYEPMLHKYFTDDSSILESQFVNVVVANGHQFNLKLSYNNDLDLCRFLIKKSIFNDAV, encoded by the exons ATGACTGTTCTCTCAG ACAAGGAATCCGACCCCTCAAGAACTAGGAGGAAATCAAAATCGCATATTCTCGAGGAATCTTTACGTTTtggagctgaagagcaCAAATATAGTAGTCATATATCTGATCCCACAGGAATTTctaatgttaaattaaacacataCTCAGACAGTGGCAAAGTTAAAGCCACGGCCATCCTGCTGTGCGGTGGGTCTGGCAACCGATTCAACTATGATTTTTCAGAGTACCCCCAGGGAAAATACTATATTCCCGAAGGGGTGCCGAAATCGAAGCAGTTTATCCACATATATAACGTACCACTGTTTGTTTACTCTCTCTCCGAACTCATTCACAACCCTAGTGTTTCTGAAATTATTATCTCTTCCAAACCGCCATGGTTTTCCAAAATCGTTGAAATGATAGTCAAATCTCGTGAATTTATTGCTAATTATGGTGAAAAAATGGACGTTCCCGGATACTCTGTGGATCTGATAGACAACTATCCCTTCGGTAAAATTCACACATTCGCGTACGATTTCAGctctaaaaattttattttggaCTTAAAGGACATAGAAAATGACGAGGAAGCTCGGTAcaagtttattaaatttgtagAATCTGGACCTGAACGCTGTAATTCCGCATATAATGCTCTCAGGCACTTGGAGGATCACACCAAAGACGATCATCTTGTTTTAATTCATGACGGAGCTCGACCTCTCATTAAACTAATCGATCTGGATCTTTTGATTAAAAACACTGTCAAATACGGAGCTTGCATCCCTGCTTACAGGCCAGCTGACACCATAAAGTTGGTGGACGATAAAATCGTCTCCAAGACCCTCGACAGGTCCAAAACTTATGTTGTTCAGACTCCCCAGGCGTTTAAGTACAAGTTGATCAAAGATGCCTACGACAATGTGATGGATTCCTTGATTTACGAGCCGATGCTGCACAAGTACTTTACGGACGATTCTAGCATTTTGGAGTCACAGTTTGTCAATGTCGTCGTCGCAAATGGACATCAGTTCAATTTGAAGCTAAGCTACAACAATGATCTGGATCTGTGTCGGTTCTTAATTAAAAAGTCGATATTTAACGACGCagtgtaa
- a CDS encoding aspartyl protease precursor, producing the protein MSNLRELSSEIFKNIGNVIIDAYDTPGTVYIKQLFNHTVNHGLNNCRQCYTHIFNMEYPRMLSSQLFVKPQHSIKLYRFALNKRKQAKKNKHKTKAHHTNYATAAKSYSYLKWKATDQSEKLQQYLLNFENSQYFGEIEIGTPPKSFVVVFDTGSSQLWVPSKLCVNEKSNGCNRHRLFDFSKSSTYQPMMKGDEILSEYIRYGTGECVLTLGFDNVKIGSLNVKHQSIGLSVLESEHPFGDLPFDGLVGLGFPDSELNDSKQMTPIFDSIKDQKVLKRNLIAFYMSKDVKQPGLLSFGSIDPKYVLPGHKPWWFPVVKTDYWEIEVDSLFVDGKKVPFDKKYHAAVDTGSSLISGPSEIVIPLLEKIDVKEDCSNIKELPRISFVFTDVMGRKVKFDLDPEDYVLQDEVEKVCAMGILPMDLPETRKPLFVIGANFIRRYLAIFDRDQMVVGLVPASHPEDNAKEQSGLKNKFGGIDDYVKRLLTDVIDGINNNADRQETMNYVYAGVIILILLLSIGYFVINTYPPPTE; encoded by the exons ATGTCAAATTTGAGGGAGTTGTCCTcagaaatatttaaaaatataggcAATGTAATCATAGACGCCTATGATACGCCGGGCACCGTTTACATAAAACAGCTTTTTAACCACACCGTCAATCACGGTCTCAACAACTGTAGACAGTGCTACACGCACATTTTTAACATGGAATATCCCAGGATGTTATCATCGCAACTATTTGTAAAGCCGCAACACTCAATAAAGCTATATCGATTTGCACTAAATAAGCGCAAACAAGccaaaaaaaataaacataagaCCAAAGCACATCACACTAATTATGCCACAGCTGCCAAAAGCtacagttatttaaaatggaagGCAACTGATCAGTCGGAAAAGCTACAGCAGTACCTGCTAAACTTTGAAAACAGCCAGTACTTTGGGGAAATAGAGATAGGGACGCCACCAAAGAGCTTTGTCGTC GTATTTGATACTGGATCAAGTCAACTATGGGTTCCGTCCAAACTATGCGTCaa TGAAAAATCCAATGGGTGTAACAGGCATAGGTTATTCGACTTTTCGAAATCCTCAACCTATCAGCCAATGATGAAAGGGGATGAGATATTGAGCGAATACATACGTTACGGAACAGGAGAATGCG TGTTGACACTGGGATTTGACAACGTGAAAATAGGATCGCT AAACGTTAAACACCAATCAATTGGACTCTCAGTGCTGGAAAGTGAGCATCCGTTTGGAGACTTGCCGTTCGACGGACTAGTGGGACTGGGATTCCCAGACTCGGAGTTGAACGACTCAAAGCAAATGACTCCAATATTTGATTCAATAAAAGATCAG AAAGTTCTAAAAAGAAACCTGATAGCATTTTACATGTCAAAGGACGTGAAGCA GCCTGGCTTACTGTCATTTGGAAGCATAGACCCGAAGTACGTCCTACCAGGACATAAACCATGGTGGTTTCCAGTAGTCAAAACAG ACTACTGGGAAATTGAAGTGGATTCGCTATTTGTCGATGGAAAAAAGGTGCCATTTGATAAGAAGTACCACGCAGCAGTGGATACGGGAAGCAGCCTAATCTCAGGACCCTCGGAAATAGTAATACCGCTcctggaaaaaatagacGTAAAGGAAGATTGCTCAAACATAAAGGAGCTGCCAAGAATATCGTTTGTGTTCACAGACGTGATGGGAAGGAAAGTTAAGTTTGACCTGGACCCGGAAGACTATGTGCTCCAGGACGAAGTGGAAAAGGTATGCGCAATGGGAATACTGCCAATGGACCTTCCGGAGACGAGGAAGCCACTGTTCGTAATTGGAGCGAACTTCATAAGAAGGTACCTGGCGATATTCGACAGAGACCAGATGGTAGTGGGACTAGTGCCGGCGTCGCACCCGGAAGATAACGCAAAGGAGCAGTCaggattaaaaaataaattcgGAGGAATAGACG ACTATGTTAAAAGGTTACTAACAGACGTGATAGATGGTATTAATAATAACGCAGATCGACAAGAAACAATGAATTACGTGTACGCGGGAGTGATTATACTAATACTGCTGCTATCGATAGGATACTTTGTAATAAATACGTATCCGCCACCAACAGAATAa
- a CDS encoding uncharacterized protein (DNA-binding TFAR19-related protein family protein), producing MDQINFNEERMKVGNKNAEDEEIKRQNMMEARRITLRSILTVEAQERLNRISSVKPEKATLIENYVLQKYSRTPTKISDEQLKQLIEAITKSQANTSTIRIQRKKWDSDEEY from the exons aTGGATCAAATCAACTTTAACGAGGAGCGGATGAAAGTAGGAAACAAG AACGCAGAAGATGAGGAAATAAAGAGAca gaaCATGATGGAGGCGAGGAGGATAACGCTGAGGTCAATACTGACCGTGGAGGCGCAGGAGAGAC TGAACAGAATATCGAGCGTGAAGCCGGAAAAGGCGACCTTGATCGAGAATTACGTGCTCCAG AAGTACTCGAGGACGCCAACGAAAATATCAGACGAGCAGCTAAAGCAACTGATAGAG GCCATCACGAAATCGCAAGCTAACACATCAACAATAAGA ATTcaaaggaaaaaatgggACAGTGATGAAGAATACTGA
- a CDS encoding 40S ribosomal protein S27: MEVDYLNLDPREEAKKHKLKRLVQGPNSFFMDVRCPGCLTITTIFSHAQTAVICGSCNIVLSEPTGGRCKLTKGCSFRKKVE; the protein is encoded by the exons ATGGAAGTTGACTACCTCAACCTAGATCCTCGCGAAGAGGCCAAGAAGCATAAGTTGAAGAGACTTGTGCAGGGGCCGAATTCATTCTTCATGGATGTTAGATGCCCTGGATGCCTAACGATAACGACAATATTCAGCCACGCACAAACAGCAGTCATCTGTGGAAG CTGCAATATCGTCTTGTCCGAGCCCACAGGAGGCAGATGCAAGTTGACCAAGGGATGCTCATTCCGTAAAAAGGT